A section of the Engystomops pustulosus chromosome 3, aEngPut4.maternal, whole genome shotgun sequence genome encodes:
- the CALHM4 gene encoding calcium homeostasis modulator protein 4 — MSLASLIAFLKSKESIIFNAIVALLTVGGQQLFSFFAFSCPCSPTENLRYGLAFLGVPALILLIVGFVFNDNTWRLFTGSTYDFSIQERSRQSLLMKYKLICFVLGNITGRALVAPVTWLAVTLLNGSYYACAASEFAFVDHYDIFKNMSADARKFTLAKFPCAQLVPSNFSRVREEVLLELKYQSQVSGWLLIALVAVIFFLILCVARCCSPLTYLHLRYWTSYVNNEQTLFEQAADQHSKVYAMQNIKKFFGFSPGSKNISEIRIPSRNDWKTISGLDLLKVVNLDYCHYSLLHAWADEEPTDGKVISINVGQVPTDTTLPVGPS; from the exons TTTAGCTTCTCTTATAGCTTTCCTCAAAAGCAAAGAATCCATCATCTTCAATGCTATAGTGGCCTTGCTGACAGTGGGAGGGCAGCAGCTCTTCTCCTTCTTCGCTTTTAGCTGCCCATGTAGCCCCACAGAAAATCTAAGATATGGATTGGCATTCCTGGGAGTACCAGCCTTGATCCTGCTCATTGTGGGCTTTGTATTCAATGATAACACATGGAGACTATTTACAGGCTCAACCTATGATTTCAGCATCCAGGAGAGAAGCAGACAGAGCCTCCTCATGAAGTACAAACTCATCTGCTTTGTGCTGGGGAATATTACTGGCAGGGCTCTGGTAGCACCAGTCACCTGGCTGGCAGTCACCCTACTAAATGGCTCCTACTATGCGTGTGCAGCAAGCGAATTTGCCTTTGTGGATCACTATGATATATTTAAGAACATGAGTGCTGATGCCAGGAAGTTCACACTGGCAAAGTTCCCCTGTGCCCAGCTGGTACCAAGCAATTTCTCCAGAGTCCGAGAAGAAGTGTTACTGGAGCTCAAGTACCAATCACAG GTCAGTGGATGGCTTCTGATAGCACTTGTGGCTGTCATTTTCTTCCTAATCCTGTGTGTCGCAAGGTGCTGTTCTCCTCTCACTTACCTTCATTTGAGGTACTGGACCAGCTATGTCAACAATGAACAAACCTTGTTTGAGCAAGCCGCAGATCAGCACTCAAAAGTTTACGCAATGCAAAACATCAAGAAATTCTTTGGGTTCTCACCTGGCAGTAAAAACATTTCTGAAATTCGCATCCCTTCACGTAATGATTGGAAAACAATCTCCGGCCTTGACCTCTTAAAGGTAGTCAATCTGGACTATTGCCATTACAGTCTTCTTCATGCATGGGCCGATGAGGAACCAACTGATGGAAAAGTTATTTCTATTAATGTAGGACAAGTACCCACGGACACAACTCTTCCAGTTGGGCCTTCTTAA
- the RWDD1 gene encoding RWD domain-containing protein 1, whose translation MTDYAEEQRNELEALESIYADSFTVFSTSPQSFSITVSSEAGEEEENVQVSLKFTYVESYPDEAPLYEIVSQDNLEDSDASAVLALLQEQAQENLGMVMIFTLVSAVQDKLNEIVDQIKTRREEEKIRKEKEAEEAEKKRFHGTPVTIENFLNWKAKFDAEMSEVKKKRQKEEEQAGKIKLTGKQLFETDHNLDTSDIKFLEEAGNSVEVDESLFQELDDLELDDEDDLDYNPIDIESD comes from the exons ATGACGGACTACGCCGAGGAGCAGCGCAATGAGCTGGAGGCTCTGGAGTCTATATATGCGGACTCCTTCACGG TCTTCTCCACATCCCCACAAAGCTTCTCAATCACTGTGTCATCAGAAgctggagaagaagaagaaa ATGTGCAAGTATCTCTAAAGTTTACATATGTGGAGTCCTATCCAGATGAAGCTCCTCTTTATGAAATAGTTTCCCAAGATAACCTTGAAGATAGTGATGCTTCTGCTGTATTGGCATTGTTGCAGGAGCAG GCACAAGAGAACCTAGGAATGGTGATGATTTTCACTTTAGTGTCTGCTGTCCAAGATAAACTAAATGAAATTGTAGACCAAATAAAAACACGGAGAGAAGAggaaaaaataagaaaagaaaagGAGGCTGAAGAAGCAGAAAAG AAACGTTTTCATGGAACTCCTGTAACTATCGAAAACTTCCTCAATTGGAAAGCCAAATTTGATGCAGAGATGTCGGAAGTgaagaaaaaaaggcaaaaagagGAGGAGCAAGCAGGAAAAATTAAATTAACAG GAAAACAGCTATTTGAAACAGACCATAACCTGGACACCTCTGACATTAAATTTCTGGAAGAAG CTGGTAACAGTGTTGAAGTGGATGAATCTCTATTTCAAGAATTGGATGATTTAGAATTGGACGATGAAGATGATTTAGATTATAACCCTATTGATATAGAAAGTGACTGA